CGGGTAGAAGAAGAACTTGCAAAAGTACTGCCGGAAGCAAGAATCATCCGCATGGATGTGGATACGACGGGACGGAAGGGCTCTCATGAAAAATTACTGACGCAGTTTGGCAATAAAGAGGCAGATATCCTTTTAGGAACGCAGATGATTGCAAAAGGCCTTGATTTTCCAGATGTAACCCTTGTAGGGGTTTTAACAGCGGATACAATGCTGCATTTGCCGGATTTCCGCTCATCTGAAAAGACCTTTCAGCTGCTGACACAGGTAAGCGGCAGAGCAGGCAGACATGAATTGCCAGGCGAAGTTGTCATTCAGTCCTATTCACCTGAGCATTACAGCATTCAGCTTGCAAGCCATCATGATTATGATTCTTTTTATCAGCAGGAAATGCTGACAAGAAAGCAGCATGCTTATCCTCCTTTTTATTATCTTGCTTTAGTAACGGTGTCTCATCCCGATCTCCTTAAGGCTGTTTCAGTCACCGAGAAAATTGCGAAGCACCTGAATCAAAGACTTTCTGATACAGTCAAGATCCTTGGACCCGTAGCTTCGCCTATTCCAAGGATAAACGATAGATATCGCTATCAATGCATGATAAAATACAAGCGGGAAGAAAATCTGCACGCATCACTTAAAATGATTATCGAACGCTATCAGCAGGATATGAATAAAAATCAATTATCCATCAGCATCGATTTAAATCCAAATACCATGATGTAGGGTTTAGATGGAGCGTATGCGTCTAAACTAAATAAAATAAAGACAAATCTGGAGGATGTTTCATTGGCTATAAAACCAATTGTCTTGCACCCGGCAGATGTGCTGGAGCAAGAATGCGAACCTGTCACCAACTTTGACAGAAAGCTGTCAAAGTTGTTAAAAGATATGTATGATACAATGATTGAACTTGACGGAGTGGGTCTTGCAGCTCCTCAAGTTGGTATACCCATTCAAGCAGCTGTTGTTGACATAGATGACCATCATGGAACAATCGAACTGATTAATCCCGTTATTATAGAAAAGCGCGGTTCTCAGTCAGGACCTGAAGGCTGCTTAAGCTTCCCGGGATTATATGGAGAAGTTGAGCGCAGCGATTTTGTTAAAGTCAGAGCTCAAAATCGAAAAGGCAAACCATTTGTCATAGAAGCAAATGGTTTTTTAGCTAGAGCGATCCAGCATGAAATCGATCACCTGCATGGAATCCTGTTTACTGCAAAGGTGAAAAAATACCTAAAAGAAGAAGAGTTAGAAGAATTGGAAGGATGATTGGCATGACAAGAATTGTTTTTATGGGAACGCCGGATTTTTCTGTTCCTGTTTTAAAAAGACTGGTGGCAGAAGGCTATGAAGTTGTTGGGGTTGTAACTCAGCCTGATCGTCCTAAAGGCCGTAAAAAAACGTTAACACCTCCTCCTGTAAAAGTAGAAGCGGAAAAACAAAATATTCCTGTGCTTCAGCCGGAAAAAATCAGAGATAAAAAAGAGCTTGAGCAAGTGCTTGCTCTTAAACCGGACCTGGTCGTAACTGCTGCATTCGGTCAAATTCTGCCGAATGAATTATTAGAAGCGCCGCAGTTCGGCTGCATTAATGTTCATGCATCATTGCTTCCTGAGCTGAGAGGCGGTGCGCCTATTCATTATTCAATCCTTCAGGGCAAAAAGAAAACGGGCATCACAATCATGTACATGGTTGAAAAACTAGATGCCGGTGATATCCTGACTCAGGCAGAGGTGACAATTGAAGAGCGTGATCATGTAGGCACTCTTCATGATAAATTGAGTGCTGCCGGGGCTGATCTTTTGGCAGAAACGCTGCCTGCACTGCTTGAAGGAAAACTGACTCCCCGCAAGCAGGATAATGAAAAAGCAACATTCGCATCAAATATTAAGCGAGAACAAGAGAAAATTGACTGGACGAAAAGCGGTCAGGAAATCTATGACCACATCCGCGGTCTCCATCCATGGCCGGTTGCCTATACCCACTTAAATGGCCAAGCAGTAAAGATCTGGTGGGGTGAAAAAATGCCAAATAAAAATGCAGCAGCACCAGGTACAGTAATTGGAATCGATTCTGATGGCATTGTTGTGGCAACTGGAGACAGCACGGCAATCAAAATTACAGAGCTGCAGCCATCCGGGAAGAAAAAGATGAGCGGAGAAGATTTTTTGAGAGGCACGCAAATGCAAGCAGGAGAAAAGTTGGGAGAACAAAATGAAGAAAACAAATAATGTCCGCGAGGTTGCTTTAGAAACACTGCTGACAATTGAAAAAAATCAGGCATACAGTCATCTTCTTTTAAATTCCATGATCAAGAAGAACCACGTGAAGGAAATCGACATTCCGCTGCTGACCGAAATGGTTTATGGAACCCTTCAGCGCAAGGATACGATTGATTTTTACCTGGCGCCTTTTCTGAAAAAAGCAAAAAAAATAGAACAGTGGGTCATGAACCTGCTTCGCCTTTCGGTTTATCAAATGGTTTATTTGGATCGTGTGCCGGAGAGAGCCGTATTATTTGAAGCGGTGGAAATTGCCAAGTCACGGGGACATAAAGGAATTGCCTCTTTGGTTAATGGCATTTTAAGGTCGCTTCAGCGTGAAGGTCTTCCTGCCTTTGATTCAATCAAAGGTGAAGCAGAACGGATTGCTGTTGAAACAAGCCATCCTGTCTGGCTTGTTAAGCGCTGGATCGCACAGCTTGGAGCAGATGAGACAAGAAAAATGTGCGTGGCTAACTTAACACCGCCAAGCGTGACCTTGCGGGTGAATCAAATGAAGCAATCACCTGAGGAACTGATGGACGTACTTGCTGAAAAAGGGATTCAAACCGAAAAAGGCGACCTAACAGATGATGCAATTAAAAGTCTGAAGGGAAATCTTGCTCAAACAGAAGAATTTAAAAAGGGCTTCTTTACAATCCAGGATGAAAGCTCAATGCTAGTGGCA
The window above is part of the Metabacillus dongyingensis genome. Proteins encoded here:
- the def gene encoding peptide deformylase, with translation MAIKPIVLHPADVLEQECEPVTNFDRKLSKLLKDMYDTMIELDGVGLAAPQVGIPIQAAVVDIDDHHGTIELINPVIIEKRGSQSGPEGCLSFPGLYGEVERSDFVKVRAQNRKGKPFVIEANGFLARAIQHEIDHLHGILFTAKVKKYLKEEELEELEG
- the fmt gene encoding methionyl-tRNA formyltransferase — translated: MTRIVFMGTPDFSVPVLKRLVAEGYEVVGVVTQPDRPKGRKKTLTPPPVKVEAEKQNIPVLQPEKIRDKKELEQVLALKPDLVVTAAFGQILPNELLEAPQFGCINVHASLLPELRGGAPIHYSILQGKKKTGITIMYMVEKLDAGDILTQAEVTIEERDHVGTLHDKLSAAGADLLAETLPALLEGKLTPRKQDNEKATFASNIKREQEKIDWTKSGQEIYDHIRGLHPWPVAYTHLNGQAVKIWWGEKMPNKNAAAPGTVIGIDSDGIVVATGDSTAIKITELQPSGKKKMSGEDFLRGTQMQAGEKLGEQNEENK
- the rsmB gene encoding 16S rRNA (cytosine(967)-C(5))-methyltransferase RsmB, with translation MKKTNNVREVALETLLTIEKNQAYSHLLLNSMIKKNHVKEIDIPLLTEMVYGTLQRKDTIDFYLAPFLKKAKKIEQWVMNLLRLSVYQMVYLDRVPERAVLFEAVEIAKSRGHKGIASLVNGILRSLQREGLPAFDSIKGEAERIAVETSHPVWLVKRWIAQLGADETRKMCVANLTPPSVTLRVNQMKQSPEELMDVLAEKGIQTEKGDLTDDAIKSLKGNLAQTEEFKKGFFTIQDESSMLVARTLGLQKGDNVLDACAAPGGKSTHIAEILENTGSVYSLDLHEHKVKLIKEQADRLQLSNIKTEALDSRNADSRFENVQFDKILVDAPCSGFGVIRRKPDIKYSKTEEDVKRLSEIQLAILSSVAPLLKKDGTLIYSTCTIDHEENGQVVQAFLEKHRDYELDHSLTDRLPEPAKPFAADGQLQILPHYFGTDGFYIASLRKKV